From a single Seriola aureovittata isolate HTS-2021-v1 ecotype China chromosome 18, ASM2101889v1, whole genome shotgun sequence genomic region:
- the LOC130186039 gene encoding cyclin-dependent kinase 2-associated protein 1 isoform X1, whose amino-acid sequence MSLGMSYKPNVHQHIPGTSGNQVGNLQSPSAANLATLQSYRPLLSDYGPPSLGFSQGSTGSQVPQNKYAELLAIIEELGKEIRPTYAGSKSAMERLKRGIIHARGLVRECLAETERNARS is encoded by the exons ATGTCTTTGGGAATGTCTTATAAACCCAATGTCCATCAGCACATTCCGGGAACTTCTGGGAACCAGG TTGGAAACCTCCAGTCTCCCTCAGCAGCTAACCTGGCCACGTTGCAGTCCTATAGGCCCCTTCTGAGCGACTATGGACCTCCATCTCTGGGATTCTCACAG GGCTCTACTGGAAGCCAAGTGCCTCAGAACAAATATGCAGAGCTGCTGGCCATCATCGAAGAGCTCGGAAAGGAGATCAGGCCAACATATGCTGGAAGCAAGAGTGCAATGGAGAGACTGAAAAGAG GAATAATCCACGCTAGAGGGCTGGTGCGTGAATGCTTGGCTGAGACGGAGAGAAACGCAAGGTCCTAG
- the sbno1 gene encoding protein strawberry notch homolog 1 isoform X1, whose amino-acid sequence MDPGQDLLLAALSESGICPNDIGLFDVDSQDVAQPSTTQQSISINALDVGVGAETVEVVRTEPPAPVPIVTFRHKPQPSTTTFVLNQLNQLPSLGAVATKQSVTNPIKHTITVTKVVHVANSALRGSSTPSSTTVPPSASTVVPSNREQQIQLKDLLRTGHVKSTGLKGNSLMELMKLKPPPDIAPPVATATGPSEINNGIKKEVMGKDAARIWISDDIKMQNFSHPLKPPGMKEEDEPEEEEEDELGHAETYAEYMPMKLKIGLRHPDPVVETSSLSSVNPPDVWYRLSIPEETIDRGSLSALQLEAITYAAQQHETFLPSGDRAAYLIGDGAGVGKGRTIAGIIYENYLLGRKRSLWFSVSNDLKYDAERDLRDIGAKNIQVHSLNKFKYGKISSKHNGSVKKGVIFATYSSLIGESQSGGKYKTRFEQLLHWCGEDFDGVIVYDECHKAKNVCPIGSSKPTKTGLAVLELQNKLPKARVVYASATGASEPRNMAYMNRLGIWGHKTPFREFGNFIQAVERRGVGAMEIVAMDMKLRGMYIARQLSFTGVTFKIEEVPLTQKYIYMYNKSVRLWVSAREKFQQAANLMDAEQRMKKSMWGQFWSAHQRFFKYLCIASKVRRVVQLAREDVQNGKCVVIGLQSTGEARTLEALEEGGGELNDFVSTAKGVLQSLIEKHFPAPDRQKLYSLLGIDLSAKKTPSPSETAAKPEQKGKKRKGSEVKKQQKKRPRKHGGLSGTSSEESQSEDSDRDSGKDCDSDDSLKSVSSADEDDDFNPFRDESGDDEEDDPWLIRKEPKKGKEKKKKKRRKSIDPDSIQSALLASGLGSTRPAFTAPVNPPSAPATVKPEIQDTCLTSQDAVEHAQKMKKDLLEKLEQLAEDLPPNTLDELIDELGGPDNVAEMTGRKGRVVSNDDGSITYESRSELDVPVEILNLTEKQRFMDGEKNIAIISEAASSGISLQADRRVKNQRRRVHMTLELPWSADRAIQQFGRTHRSNQVTAPEYVFLISELAGEQRFASIVAKRLESLGALTHGDRRATETRDLSRFNFDNKYGRNALEIVMKSIVKLDSPLVSPPSDFKGDFFKEIQSGLIGVGLINVEDRSGTLSLDKDYNNIGKFLNRILGMEVQQQNALFQYFSDTLAAVIQEAKKNGRYDMGILDLGSGDEKVKKVDCRKFLTPGYTTSGHVELFTVSVERGMSWEEATHAWADQNGPDDGFYVQMRNNKKTAILVKEVNTKKRLFLVHRPNTGKQLKLETYTDIKKKFKKVLSEDAKQHWTDQYKSSARICSHAYWRGNCKKASVGLQCEVGLRCRTYYVLCGSVLSVWNELEEVLTPVSGTNVKVQIVRLRTEDGQRIVGLIIPANCVSPLINKLSTSDQCQQLAVQEQQKRQQLHPQSLSHAPNT is encoded by the exons ATGGATCCTGGACAGGATTTACTTCTCGCTGCCCTAAGTGAGAGTGGCATTTGCCCAAATGATATTGGCCTATTTGATGTTGATTCTCAGGATGTTGCACAGCCCTCTACAACCCAGCAA TCTATCTCCATCAATGCCCTGGATGTTGGCGTGGGGGCAGAGACAGTGGAAGTTGTTCGAACTGAGCCTCCAGCTCCAGTCCCTATAGTTACTTTCAGG CACAAACCTCAGCCATCAACCACCACATTTGTCTTAAATCAGCTGAATCAGTTGCCGTCGCTAGGAGCTGTCGCAACCAAACAATCAGTTACAAACCCCATCAAACACACCATAACGGTCACCAAGGTGGTCCATGTTGCTAATTCAGCCCTGCGAGGTTcatccaccccctcctccacaACTGTTCCTCCTTCAGCTTCCACAGTCGTGCCTTCGAACAGAGAACAG cAGATTCAGTTGAAAGATCTTCTTAGGACCGGCCATGTGAAGAGCACTGGCCTAAAGGGCAACAGTCTAATGGAGCTGATGAAGCTAAAGCCTCCACCTGACATTGCTCCACCAGTAGCAACAGCTACAGGTCCAA GTGAAATTAACAATGGGATCAAGAAGGAAGTAATGGGTAAAGATGCTGCCAGGATCTGGATTAgtgatgacattaaaatgcaaaacttTTCACATCCTCTG AAACCCCCAGGGATGAAAGAAGAGGATGagcctgaggaggaagaggaagatgagttGGGTCATGCAGAGACTTATGCAGAGTACATGCCAATGAAAT TAAAGATTGGCCTGCGGCATCCTGATCCCGTGGTGGAGACCAGTTCCCTGTCCAGCGTCAACCCTCCAGATGTGTGGTACCGACTGTCCATCCCGGAGGAAACCATTGATCGGGGCAGCctgtctgctctgcagctgGAAGCCATCACGTACGCAGCTCAG CAACACGAGACATTCCTCCCCAGCGGTGACCGAGCTGCCTATTTGATCGGGGATGGAGCTGGTGTGGGGAAAGGCCGAACCATTGCAGGGATCATCTATGAAAATTACCTTTTAGGCCGGAAGAGATCACTTTG GTTTAGTGTCTCAAATGATCTGAAGTATGATGCTGAACGGGATTTAAGGGATATTGGAGCCAAAAACATTCAGGTTCATTCACTGAACAAG TTCAAATATGGCAAAATCTCCTCAAAACACAACGGCAGTGTGAAGAAAGGTGTGATCTTCGCCACCTACTCCTCCTTGATAGgagagagccaatcaggaggcaAGTACAAGACGAGATTTGAACAGCTTCTCCACTGGTGCGGGGAGGACTTTGATGGAGTT ATTGTCTATGACGAGTGTCACAAAGCCAAAAATGTGTGTCCAATTGGTTCTTCCAAACCTACGAAAACCGGGCTCGCGGTGTTGGAACTGCAGAACAAACTCCCCAAGGCTCGGGTTGTGTATGCAAGTGCTACAG GTGCCTCTGAACCTCGGAACATGGCCTACATGAACCGGCTGGGCATCTGGGGGCACAAAACACCCTTCAGAGAATTTGGCAACTTTATTCAAGCTGTTGAGCGCAG AGGTGTTGGTGCCATGGAAATAGTAGCTATGGACATGAAACTGAGGGGGATGTACATAGCGAGGCAGTTGAGTTTTACAGGTGTGACTTTCAAGATCGAGGAGGTTCCCCTGACTCAGAAGTACATCTACATGTACAACAAGTCTGTGAGGCTG TGGGTGAGTGCACGTGAGAAGTTCCAGCAGGCTGCGAATCTGATGGATGCAGAACAACGCATGAAGAAGTCCATGTGGGGCCAGTTCTGGTCTGCTCACCAGCGATTCTTCAAATATCTCTGCATTGCATCCAAAGTCCGCAGAGTGGTGCAGCTGGCCAGAGAGGATGTCCAGAATGGGAAG TGTGTGGTGATTGGTCTTCAGTCCACCGGTGAGGCGAGAACACTGGAGGCcttggaggaaggaggaggagaactcAATGACTTCGTGTCGACTGCAAA aggTGTGCTGCAGTCCCTGATTGAGAAGCACTTCCcagctccagacagacagaagctTTACAGCCTGTTAGGCATCGACCTCTCAGCGAAGAAGACGCCCTCTCCCAGTGAAACCGCAGCGAAGCCTGAACAGAAAGGCAAGAAGAGGAAAG GTTCAGAGgtcaaaaagcagcagaaaaagagGCCTCGCAAACACGGTGGTCTGTCGGGTACGAGCTCGGAGGAGAGCCAGTCGGAGGATTCGGACAGAGACTCCGGTAAAGACTGCGACAGTGACGACAGCTTAAAGTCTGTCAGCTCAGCAGACGAAGACGACGATTTCAACCCATTCAGAGACGAGTCCGGCGACGACGAGGAAGACG ATCCCTGGCTAATCAGAAAGGAAccaaagaaagggaaagaaaagaagaagaaaaagagaaggaagagcATCGATCCAGACTCCATTCAAAGTGCCTTGTTAGCCTCCGGGCTGGGCTCCACCAGGCCTGCTTTCACTGCCCCCGTTAACCCCCCCAGCGCCCCTGCCACAG TCAAGCCGGAGATTCAGGATACCTGTCTGACAAGTCAGGACGCAGTGGAACATGCccagaaaatgaagaaagatCTGCTGGAAAAACTTGAGCAGCTGGCAGAGGATCTACCTCCCAACACTCTGGACGAGCTCATCGATGAACTGGGTGGACCTGACAATGTCGCTGAG ATGACCGGACGTAAAGGTCGTGTGGTCAGTAATGACGACGGCAGCATCACCTATGAGTCTCGCTCTGAGCTGGATGTCCCGGTGGAAATCCTCAACctcacagagaagcagaggtTCATGGATGGAGAGAAG AACATAGCCATCATCTCAGAGGCTGCCAGCTCAGGTATATCCCTGCAGGCCGATCGTCGAGTGAAGAACCAGCGGCGGAGAGTCCACATGACACTAGAGCTACCGTGGAGTGCAGACAGAGCTATACAGCAGTTCG GGAGAACTCACAGGTCAAACCAGGTCACGGCTCCAGAATATGTCTTCCTCATATCGGAGCTTGCAGGAGAGCAGAGATTCGCATCCATTGTTGCCAAAAGACTTGAAAGCCTG GGGGCTCTCACTCACGGAGACCGAAGAGCAACAGAAACCAGGGATCTCAGCCGGTTTAACTTTGACAACAAA TACGGCAGGAACGCTCTGGAAATTGTGATGAAGTCGATCGTAAAGCTCGATTCTCCATTAGTGTCTCCGCCCTCTGACTTTAAAGGGGACTTCTTCAAAG aAATTCAAAGTGGATTAATAGGTGTGGGCCTGATAAATGTGGAGGACAGATCTGGCACGCTCTCGCTGGACAAAG ACTACAACAACATCGGGAAGTTCCTGAACCGTATTTTGGGCATGGAGGTGCAGCAGCAGAACGCCTTGTTCCAGTACTTTTCTGACACACTGGCAGCAGTCATACAGGAAGCCAAGAAGAATGGCAGATATGATATGGGCATTCTCG ATCTGGGCTCCGGTGATGAGAAGGTGAAGAAGGTCGACTGCAGGAAATTCCTAACGCCAGGCTACACCACATCAGGACATGTGGAACTCTTCACC GTGAGTGTGGAGAGAGGAATGTCGTGGGAAGAAGCCACACATGCTTGGGCAGATCAGAATGGACCAGATGACGGTTTCTATGTACAG ATGAGGAACAACAAGAAAACAGCCATACTGGTCAAAGAGGTGAACACCAAGAAGCGGCTGTTCCTGGTGCACAGGCCAAACACCGGCAAACAACTCAAACTGGAGACGTACACAGACATCAAGAAGAAGTTTAAAAAG GTCTTGTCAGAAGACGCTAAGCAGCACTGGACTGACCAGTACAAGTCGTCTGCAAGAATCTGCTCTCATGCATATTG GCGGGGGAACTGTAAGAAGGCGTCGGTGGGTCTGCAGTGTGAAGTCGGTCTCCGGTGCAGGACGTACTACGTTCTGTGCGGCTCGGTGCTCAGCGTGTGGAACGAGCTGGAGGAAGTGCTAACGCCGGTCAGCGGAACCAATGTGAAGGTGCAGATCGTCCGCCTCAGAACAGAAGACGGACAGAGGATAGTTG GTCTGATCATTCCAGCGAACTGTGTGTCTCCATTAATTAACAAGCTGTCGACGTCGGACCAGTGCCAGCAGCTGGCTGtgcaggagcagcagaagcGCCAGCAGCTCCACCCTCAAAGTCTGAGTCACGCACCCAACACATAG
- the LOC130186039 gene encoding cyclin-dependent kinase 2-associated protein 1 isoform X2 → MDAPPQTKTVGNLQSPSAANLATLQSYRPLLSDYGPPSLGFSQGSTGSQVPQNKYAELLAIIEELGKEIRPTYAGSKSAMERLKRGIIHARGLVRECLAETERNARS, encoded by the exons ATGGATGCGCCCccacagacaaagacag TTGGAAACCTCCAGTCTCCCTCAGCAGCTAACCTGGCCACGTTGCAGTCCTATAGGCCCCTTCTGAGCGACTATGGACCTCCATCTCTGGGATTCTCACAG GGCTCTACTGGAAGCCAAGTGCCTCAGAACAAATATGCAGAGCTGCTGGCCATCATCGAAGAGCTCGGAAAGGAGATCAGGCCAACATATGCTGGAAGCAAGAGTGCAATGGAGAGACTGAAAAGAG GAATAATCCACGCTAGAGGGCTGGTGCGTGAATGCTTGGCTGAGACGGAGAGAAACGCAAGGTCCTAG
- the sbno1 gene encoding protein strawberry notch homolog 1 isoform X2, which translates to MDPGQDLLLAALSESGICPNDIGLFDVDSQDVAQPSTTQQSISINALDVGVGAETVEVVRTEPPAPVPIVTFRHKPQPSTTTFVLNQLNQLPSLGAVATKQSVTNPIKHTITVTKVVHVANSALRGSSTPSSTTVPPSASTVVPSNREQIQLKDLLRTGHVKSTGLKGNSLMELMKLKPPPDIAPPVATATGPSEINNGIKKEVMGKDAARIWISDDIKMQNFSHPLKPPGMKEEDEPEEEEEDELGHAETYAEYMPMKLKIGLRHPDPVVETSSLSSVNPPDVWYRLSIPEETIDRGSLSALQLEAITYAAQQHETFLPSGDRAAYLIGDGAGVGKGRTIAGIIYENYLLGRKRSLWFSVSNDLKYDAERDLRDIGAKNIQVHSLNKFKYGKISSKHNGSVKKGVIFATYSSLIGESQSGGKYKTRFEQLLHWCGEDFDGVIVYDECHKAKNVCPIGSSKPTKTGLAVLELQNKLPKARVVYASATGASEPRNMAYMNRLGIWGHKTPFREFGNFIQAVERRGVGAMEIVAMDMKLRGMYIARQLSFTGVTFKIEEVPLTQKYIYMYNKSVRLWVSAREKFQQAANLMDAEQRMKKSMWGQFWSAHQRFFKYLCIASKVRRVVQLAREDVQNGKCVVIGLQSTGEARTLEALEEGGGELNDFVSTAKGVLQSLIEKHFPAPDRQKLYSLLGIDLSAKKTPSPSETAAKPEQKGKKRKGSEVKKQQKKRPRKHGGLSGTSSEESQSEDSDRDSGKDCDSDDSLKSVSSADEDDDFNPFRDESGDDEEDDPWLIRKEPKKGKEKKKKKRRKSIDPDSIQSALLASGLGSTRPAFTAPVNPPSAPATVKPEIQDTCLTSQDAVEHAQKMKKDLLEKLEQLAEDLPPNTLDELIDELGGPDNVAEMTGRKGRVVSNDDGSITYESRSELDVPVEILNLTEKQRFMDGEKNIAIISEAASSGISLQADRRVKNQRRRVHMTLELPWSADRAIQQFGRTHRSNQVTAPEYVFLISELAGEQRFASIVAKRLESLGALTHGDRRATETRDLSRFNFDNKYGRNALEIVMKSIVKLDSPLVSPPSDFKGDFFKEIQSGLIGVGLINVEDRSGTLSLDKDYNNIGKFLNRILGMEVQQQNALFQYFSDTLAAVIQEAKKNGRYDMGILDLGSGDEKVKKVDCRKFLTPGYTTSGHVELFTVSVERGMSWEEATHAWADQNGPDDGFYVQMRNNKKTAILVKEVNTKKRLFLVHRPNTGKQLKLETYTDIKKKFKKVLSEDAKQHWTDQYKSSARICSHAYWRGNCKKASVGLQCEVGLRCRTYYVLCGSVLSVWNELEEVLTPVSGTNVKVQIVRLRTEDGQRIVGLIIPANCVSPLINKLSTSDQCQQLAVQEQQKRQQLHPQSLSHAPNT; encoded by the exons ATGGATCCTGGACAGGATTTACTTCTCGCTGCCCTAAGTGAGAGTGGCATTTGCCCAAATGATATTGGCCTATTTGATGTTGATTCTCAGGATGTTGCACAGCCCTCTACAACCCAGCAA TCTATCTCCATCAATGCCCTGGATGTTGGCGTGGGGGCAGAGACAGTGGAAGTTGTTCGAACTGAGCCTCCAGCTCCAGTCCCTATAGTTACTTTCAGG CACAAACCTCAGCCATCAACCACCACATTTGTCTTAAATCAGCTGAATCAGTTGCCGTCGCTAGGAGCTGTCGCAACCAAACAATCAGTTACAAACCCCATCAAACACACCATAACGGTCACCAAGGTGGTCCATGTTGCTAATTCAGCCCTGCGAGGTTcatccaccccctcctccacaACTGTTCCTCCTTCAGCTTCCACAGTCGTGCCTTCGAACAGAGAACAG ATTCAGTTGAAAGATCTTCTTAGGACCGGCCATGTGAAGAGCACTGGCCTAAAGGGCAACAGTCTAATGGAGCTGATGAAGCTAAAGCCTCCACCTGACATTGCTCCACCAGTAGCAACAGCTACAGGTCCAA GTGAAATTAACAATGGGATCAAGAAGGAAGTAATGGGTAAAGATGCTGCCAGGATCTGGATTAgtgatgacattaaaatgcaaaacttTTCACATCCTCTG AAACCCCCAGGGATGAAAGAAGAGGATGagcctgaggaggaagaggaagatgagttGGGTCATGCAGAGACTTATGCAGAGTACATGCCAATGAAAT TAAAGATTGGCCTGCGGCATCCTGATCCCGTGGTGGAGACCAGTTCCCTGTCCAGCGTCAACCCTCCAGATGTGTGGTACCGACTGTCCATCCCGGAGGAAACCATTGATCGGGGCAGCctgtctgctctgcagctgGAAGCCATCACGTACGCAGCTCAG CAACACGAGACATTCCTCCCCAGCGGTGACCGAGCTGCCTATTTGATCGGGGATGGAGCTGGTGTGGGGAAAGGCCGAACCATTGCAGGGATCATCTATGAAAATTACCTTTTAGGCCGGAAGAGATCACTTTG GTTTAGTGTCTCAAATGATCTGAAGTATGATGCTGAACGGGATTTAAGGGATATTGGAGCCAAAAACATTCAGGTTCATTCACTGAACAAG TTCAAATATGGCAAAATCTCCTCAAAACACAACGGCAGTGTGAAGAAAGGTGTGATCTTCGCCACCTACTCCTCCTTGATAGgagagagccaatcaggaggcaAGTACAAGACGAGATTTGAACAGCTTCTCCACTGGTGCGGGGAGGACTTTGATGGAGTT ATTGTCTATGACGAGTGTCACAAAGCCAAAAATGTGTGTCCAATTGGTTCTTCCAAACCTACGAAAACCGGGCTCGCGGTGTTGGAACTGCAGAACAAACTCCCCAAGGCTCGGGTTGTGTATGCAAGTGCTACAG GTGCCTCTGAACCTCGGAACATGGCCTACATGAACCGGCTGGGCATCTGGGGGCACAAAACACCCTTCAGAGAATTTGGCAACTTTATTCAAGCTGTTGAGCGCAG AGGTGTTGGTGCCATGGAAATAGTAGCTATGGACATGAAACTGAGGGGGATGTACATAGCGAGGCAGTTGAGTTTTACAGGTGTGACTTTCAAGATCGAGGAGGTTCCCCTGACTCAGAAGTACATCTACATGTACAACAAGTCTGTGAGGCTG TGGGTGAGTGCACGTGAGAAGTTCCAGCAGGCTGCGAATCTGATGGATGCAGAACAACGCATGAAGAAGTCCATGTGGGGCCAGTTCTGGTCTGCTCACCAGCGATTCTTCAAATATCTCTGCATTGCATCCAAAGTCCGCAGAGTGGTGCAGCTGGCCAGAGAGGATGTCCAGAATGGGAAG TGTGTGGTGATTGGTCTTCAGTCCACCGGTGAGGCGAGAACACTGGAGGCcttggaggaaggaggaggagaactcAATGACTTCGTGTCGACTGCAAA aggTGTGCTGCAGTCCCTGATTGAGAAGCACTTCCcagctccagacagacagaagctTTACAGCCTGTTAGGCATCGACCTCTCAGCGAAGAAGACGCCCTCTCCCAGTGAAACCGCAGCGAAGCCTGAACAGAAAGGCAAGAAGAGGAAAG GTTCAGAGgtcaaaaagcagcagaaaaagagGCCTCGCAAACACGGTGGTCTGTCGGGTACGAGCTCGGAGGAGAGCCAGTCGGAGGATTCGGACAGAGACTCCGGTAAAGACTGCGACAGTGACGACAGCTTAAAGTCTGTCAGCTCAGCAGACGAAGACGACGATTTCAACCCATTCAGAGACGAGTCCGGCGACGACGAGGAAGACG ATCCCTGGCTAATCAGAAAGGAAccaaagaaagggaaagaaaagaagaagaaaaagagaaggaagagcATCGATCCAGACTCCATTCAAAGTGCCTTGTTAGCCTCCGGGCTGGGCTCCACCAGGCCTGCTTTCACTGCCCCCGTTAACCCCCCCAGCGCCCCTGCCACAG TCAAGCCGGAGATTCAGGATACCTGTCTGACAAGTCAGGACGCAGTGGAACATGCccagaaaatgaagaaagatCTGCTGGAAAAACTTGAGCAGCTGGCAGAGGATCTACCTCCCAACACTCTGGACGAGCTCATCGATGAACTGGGTGGACCTGACAATGTCGCTGAG ATGACCGGACGTAAAGGTCGTGTGGTCAGTAATGACGACGGCAGCATCACCTATGAGTCTCGCTCTGAGCTGGATGTCCCGGTGGAAATCCTCAACctcacagagaagcagaggtTCATGGATGGAGAGAAG AACATAGCCATCATCTCAGAGGCTGCCAGCTCAGGTATATCCCTGCAGGCCGATCGTCGAGTGAAGAACCAGCGGCGGAGAGTCCACATGACACTAGAGCTACCGTGGAGTGCAGACAGAGCTATACAGCAGTTCG GGAGAACTCACAGGTCAAACCAGGTCACGGCTCCAGAATATGTCTTCCTCATATCGGAGCTTGCAGGAGAGCAGAGATTCGCATCCATTGTTGCCAAAAGACTTGAAAGCCTG GGGGCTCTCACTCACGGAGACCGAAGAGCAACAGAAACCAGGGATCTCAGCCGGTTTAACTTTGACAACAAA TACGGCAGGAACGCTCTGGAAATTGTGATGAAGTCGATCGTAAAGCTCGATTCTCCATTAGTGTCTCCGCCCTCTGACTTTAAAGGGGACTTCTTCAAAG aAATTCAAAGTGGATTAATAGGTGTGGGCCTGATAAATGTGGAGGACAGATCTGGCACGCTCTCGCTGGACAAAG ACTACAACAACATCGGGAAGTTCCTGAACCGTATTTTGGGCATGGAGGTGCAGCAGCAGAACGCCTTGTTCCAGTACTTTTCTGACACACTGGCAGCAGTCATACAGGAAGCCAAGAAGAATGGCAGATATGATATGGGCATTCTCG ATCTGGGCTCCGGTGATGAGAAGGTGAAGAAGGTCGACTGCAGGAAATTCCTAACGCCAGGCTACACCACATCAGGACATGTGGAACTCTTCACC GTGAGTGTGGAGAGAGGAATGTCGTGGGAAGAAGCCACACATGCTTGGGCAGATCAGAATGGACCAGATGACGGTTTCTATGTACAG ATGAGGAACAACAAGAAAACAGCCATACTGGTCAAAGAGGTGAACACCAAGAAGCGGCTGTTCCTGGTGCACAGGCCAAACACCGGCAAACAACTCAAACTGGAGACGTACACAGACATCAAGAAGAAGTTTAAAAAG GTCTTGTCAGAAGACGCTAAGCAGCACTGGACTGACCAGTACAAGTCGTCTGCAAGAATCTGCTCTCATGCATATTG GCGGGGGAACTGTAAGAAGGCGTCGGTGGGTCTGCAGTGTGAAGTCGGTCTCCGGTGCAGGACGTACTACGTTCTGTGCGGCTCGGTGCTCAGCGTGTGGAACGAGCTGGAGGAAGTGCTAACGCCGGTCAGCGGAACCAATGTGAAGGTGCAGATCGTCCGCCTCAGAACAGAAGACGGACAGAGGATAGTTG GTCTGATCATTCCAGCGAACTGTGTGTCTCCATTAATTAACAAGCTGTCGACGTCGGACCAGTGCCAGCAGCTGGCTGtgcaggagcagcagaagcGCCAGCAGCTCCACCCTCAAAGTCTGAGTCACGCACCCAACACATAG